A window from Saprospiraceae bacterium encodes these proteins:
- a CDS encoding transposase, with the protein MHRNINDAISSEIIARHVSENYEELEKAKPRSLHFYTAKQMHKTIQGFIKQKTRNINQLEKVVYSCIPGLLTFSKNGMPKYMYKVLQKYPSKAKILNAKTASLAKIKGLTMEKAEAIQKAVKLDSGSGNTILTELNIKTLAQTINLFSTQIKELQSELAKHGANDLADLLVTIPGCGIESAVSLSIEIEDINRFNSAASLCCYFGVHPENHTSGDISKKPKMSKKGSSSYRGTIYMVAKNAIMYDPYFKEVYSNQRAKGKTYNDALGVIMNKLTRVIYGMLTNKEAYDSSKPKTQKNKPVDADQQIEKLEKETADYKAELEKMQNAPVSRRAENKIKKAMEESQNSIEELRTRSKPLPSANI; encoded by the coding sequence ATGCATCGCAATATTAATGACGCCATCAGTAGTGAAATTATAGCTAGGCATGTATCTGAAAATTATGAGGAACTAGAGAAAGCCAAGCCTAGATCCTTACATTTTTATACTGCGAAACAGATGCACAAAACTATACAAGGATTTATTAAACAAAAGACGAGAAATATCAACCAACTTGAGAAAGTAGTGTATAGTTGTATTCCTGGTCTTTTAACTTTTAGTAAAAATGGCATGCCAAAATACATGTATAAAGTACTTCAAAAGTATCCATCAAAGGCAAAGATATTAAATGCGAAAACAGCTTCATTGGCTAAAATCAAAGGGTTAACCATGGAGAAGGCTGAGGCCATCCAAAAAGCGGTGAAGCTAGATTCAGGGTCGGGTAATACGATACTTACTGAGCTAAATATTAAAACATTGGCCCAAACTATTAACTTATTCTCCACCCAGATCAAAGAACTTCAATCAGAGCTTGCTAAACACGGAGCCAACGACTTAGCGGATTTATTAGTCACAATTCCTGGTTGCGGCATCGAGTCAGCAGTGTCATTAAGCATAGAAATAGAAGATATAAATCGATTTAACAGTGCCGCATCACTTTGTTGCTATTTTGGAGTACACCCAGAAAACCATACAAGTGGTGATATATCAAAGAAACCTAAAATGAGCAAAAAAGGAAGTAGTTCATATAGGGGTACAATATACATGGTAGCTAAAAATGCGATTATGTATGACCCTTATTTTAAAGAGGTATATTCAAATCAAAGAGCGAAAGGTAAGACCTATAACGATGCTTTAGGTGTAATAATGAACAAGTTAACAAGAGTGATCTATGGTATGCTTACAAACAAAGAGGCATACGATTCATCAAAACCTAAAACACAAAAAAACAAACCAGTAGACGCAGATCAGCAAATAGAGAAGTTGGAAAAAGAAACCGCAGATTATAAGGCAGAGCTAGAAAAGATGCAAAACGCACCAGTTTCTCGAAGAGCAGAAAATAAAATAAAAAAGGCAATGGAAGAGTCTCAAAACTCAATTGAAGAGTTGCGCACGAGATCAAAACCATTACCAAGTGCAAACATATAA